The following proteins come from a genomic window of Ilumatobacter coccineus YM16-304:
- a CDS encoding cobalamin B12-binding domain-containing protein yields MAGERVLVAKVGLDGHDRGVKVVARILRDAGFEVIYTGLFQTPDTVAAAAVDEDVDAIGLSMLSGAHMTLAPLVVEKVRERGVDIPVIVGGIVPDQDVDELMKLGVAKILTPGATADQVAGAIREAIDNQ; encoded by the coding sequence ATGGCAGGCGAACGCGTTCTGGTGGCAAAGGTCGGGCTCGATGGGCACGACCGCGGTGTGAAGGTCGTCGCGCGCATTCTGCGTGACGCGGGCTTCGAAGTGATCTACACGGGTCTGTTCCAGACCCCCGACACGGTGGCTGCGGCCGCGGTCGACGAAGACGTCGACGCGATCGGTCTGTCGATGCTGTCGGGGGCGCACATGACCTTGGCTCCGCTGGTGGTCGAGAAGGTGCGCGAGCGTGGCGTCGACATCCCGGTCATCGTGGGCGGCATCGTCCCCGACCAGGACGTCGACGAACTGATGAAGCTGGGCGTGGCGAAGATCCTCACCCCCGGAGCAACGGCCGATCAGGTCGCCGGGGCCATCCGCGAGGCCATCGACAACCAGTAG
- a CDS encoding 3-hydroxybutyryl-CoA dehydrogenase, with amino-acid sequence MTSTDAKEQAIKSIARVGVIGCGQMGAGIAEVSARAGMDVVVHEIDAATAERGRNRMISSFDKAVARNKMTEEERDATIANLTFTTDLADMADRRMVIEAVIEDEALKTQVFSTLDKVVEADDAILASNTSSIPIMKLGMATERPENVVGIHFFNPVPVLKLVELVTSLMTSKQTIERSERFADDILGKIVIRSKDRAGFVVNALLIPYILSAIRMMESGFATAEDIDHGMVEGCNHPMGPLALADLIGLDTTAAVAESMYEEFKEPLYAAPAMLSRMVEAGLLGRKTGRGFYDYSK; translated from the coding sequence GTGACCAGCACAGACGCGAAAGAACAAGCCATCAAGAGCATCGCCCGCGTGGGCGTGATCGGATGTGGACAGATGGGCGCCGGCATCGCCGAGGTGTCGGCCCGTGCGGGCATGGACGTGGTCGTCCACGAGATCGACGCAGCGACGGCCGAGCGTGGCCGCAACCGGATGATCTCGTCGTTCGACAAGGCCGTCGCCCGCAACAAGATGACCGAGGAAGAGCGTGATGCCACGATCGCCAACCTCACCTTCACGACCGATCTCGCCGACATGGCCGATCGCCGCATGGTGATCGAAGCGGTTATCGAAGACGAAGCGCTCAAGACCCAGGTGTTCTCGACGCTCGACAAGGTCGTCGAAGCCGACGACGCGATCCTCGCCAGCAACACCAGCTCGATCCCGATCATGAAGCTCGGCATGGCGACCGAGCGCCCCGAGAACGTCGTGGGCATCCACTTCTTCAACCCGGTACCGGTGCTCAAGCTCGTCGAACTCGTCACGAGCCTGATGACCTCGAAGCAGACCATCGAGCGGTCGGAGCGCTTCGCCGACGACATCCTCGGCAAGATCGTCATCCGCAGCAAGGACCGCGCCGGGTTCGTGGTCAACGCGCTGCTGATCCCGTACATCCTCTCCGCGATCCGGATGATGGAGTCGGGGTTCGCCACGGCCGAAGACATCGACCACGGCATGGTCGAAGGGTGTAACCACCCGATGGGGCCGCTCGCCCTCGCAGATCTCATCGGCCTCGACACGACCGCTGCGGTCGCCGAGTCGATGTACGAAGAATTCAAGGAGCCGCTGTACGCAGCCCCCGCCATGCTCTCTCGCATGGTCGAGGCGGGTCTGCTGGGTCGCAAGACCGGCCGCGGCTTCTACGACTACTCGAAGTAA
- a CDS encoding cytochrome P450, translated as MTDVENVAEDVSLEGFNPFDPATQQCPHQYYAKMRETTPVFQVPGTDIYMVTRHDLVVPILRDTATFSSNFSTAGMSPDKELVEKMKEIMAEGWPPVPTMLTIDPPHHTRFRGTVATYFTPKTMATLREPVTEIVNRLIDELPADGEVFDAVTQLNVPVPIEAIATVLNVPVDMMADFKRWSDDFIAPIGSNPSDERRLEALRGTVEFQHYFAEQLERRRVEPIGDLMSDLVQSRIEADPGDAEKGLDVDDEGKRELTMSEMLSIVSQLLVAGNETTTKALTEGVRLLAEHPDTWAKLRADPAGYAPTVVEEVLRLSTPTQGMFRVVTADTEIDGVPVPKGARLVVMFAAANRDPEVFPDPDAFDPDREGLMKKHLAFGKGIHFCLGAPLSRLEMTIVFEQLGRRLESITLADDNEFMYFPSFMLRGLTGLNVSITRAA; from the coding sequence ATGACCGATGTCGAGAATGTCGCCGAAGACGTGTCGCTGGAGGGTTTCAACCCGTTCGACCCAGCAACGCAGCAGTGTCCGCACCAGTACTACGCCAAGATGCGGGAGACCACCCCCGTGTTCCAGGTTCCCGGCACCGACATCTACATGGTCACGCGCCACGACCTCGTCGTGCCGATCCTTCGCGACACCGCGACCTTCTCGTCCAACTTCTCGACCGCCGGCATGTCGCCCGACAAAGAACTGGTCGAGAAGATGAAGGAGATCATGGCCGAGGGGTGGCCGCCGGTGCCGACGATGCTCACGATCGATCCACCGCACCACACGCGGTTCCGTGGCACGGTCGCCACCTACTTCACACCCAAGACGATGGCGACGCTGCGCGAACCGGTGACCGAGATCGTCAACCGGCTCATCGACGAGCTGCCCGCCGACGGTGAGGTGTTCGACGCGGTCACCCAGCTCAACGTCCCGGTGCCGATCGAAGCGATCGCCACGGTGCTCAACGTGCCGGTCGACATGATGGCCGACTTCAAGCGTTGGAGCGACGACTTCATCGCCCCGATCGGGTCGAACCCGAGCGACGAGCGCCGTCTCGAAGCGCTGCGCGGCACCGTCGAGTTCCAGCACTACTTCGCCGAGCAGCTCGAACGGCGCCGCGTCGAGCCGATCGGCGACCTCATGAGCGACCTGGTGCAGTCTCGTATCGAAGCCGACCCTGGCGACGCCGAGAAGGGGCTCGACGTCGACGACGAGGGCAAGCGCGAGCTGACGATGTCGGAGATGTTGTCGATCGTGTCGCAGCTGCTCGTTGCCGGCAACGAGACCACCACGAAGGCGCTCACCGAAGGCGTGCGGCTGCTGGCCGAGCACCCCGACACGTGGGCGAAGCTCCGTGCCGATCCGGCGGGCTACGCCCCGACCGTGGTCGAGGAGGTGCTGCGCCTGTCGACGCCCACCCAAGGCATGTTTCGTGTGGTCACGGCCGACACCGAGATCGACGGTGTGCCGGTGCCGAAGGGCGCACGCCTCGTCGTGATGTTCGCCGCGGCCAACCGCGACCCCGAGGTGTTCCCCGATCCCGACGCGTTCGATCCCGACCGCGAGGGCCTCATGAAGAAGCACCTGGCGTTCGGCAAGGGCATCCACTTCTGTCTCGGTGCCCCGTTGAGCCGTCTCGAGATGACGATCGTGTTCGAGCAGCTCGGCCGCCGCTTGGAGTCGATCACCCTGGCCGACGACAACGAGTTCATGTACTTCCCGAGCTTCATGTTGCGCGGTTTGACCGGACTGAACGTGTCGATCACCCGCGCCGCCTGA
- a CDS encoding alkaline phosphatase D family protein, translating into MQLSRRRFLALSASIGLGACASSDGDEAASPSASTEPSGSSTTASPTTAPPATSTTTTDAPAATTTTEPEPDGIHLDVDPFTFGVASGDPDATSVVIWTRLDGDLPADGIDVAWAYAPDSGSGAIEGVVRTDASLGGSVHVIVETDSPGIFKFSAGGWKSPAGTTAPIDPTTSEFRIAAASCQNYESGFYAAHRDIAEWRPDLVVFLGDFIYEGFSPALSDTIVRLHDPFEPVDLDGYRARYAQYLRDPQLQASRAAAPWLAIWDDHEVENNYAGLVSEDDADPAEFAVRRSQAYQAWWENTPTRLPPPDLADPTTPYPIHRGLDVGELLRISALDGRQFRDDQLSDVILDPGPPVDGWDDPGRSMLGAEQEAWAIERFATSEATWNCLAQQTVFGDTRLGDVGAILNYDQWDGYAAARDRLLAAAPSNFVTITGDIHLAGVGEIFDAAGTHGIEFVTTGISSGQNVDPALVDVVKSIPAIVDAELEFRGYTRHTISPTTWRAEYRQVVEIGDPDSDVRTWKTFEVPAGSPTVTEADV; encoded by the coding sequence ATGCAGCTCTCGCGACGACGCTTCCTCGCACTCTCGGCATCGATCGGCCTCGGCGCCTGCGCGAGCAGCGACGGCGACGAGGCCGCCAGCCCCTCGGCGTCGACCGAACCGTCCGGTTCCTCGACGACGGCATCGCCCACGACCGCTCCCCCGGCCACCTCCACGACGACCACCGATGCGCCGGCAGCCACCACCACCACGGAGCCCGAGCCCGACGGCATCCATCTCGACGTCGATCCCTTCACCTTCGGTGTCGCGTCGGGAGACCCGGATGCGACGTCGGTCGTCATCTGGACCCGGCTCGACGGCGACCTCCCGGCCGACGGAATCGACGTCGCGTGGGCGTATGCACCCGACTCGGGGTCGGGTGCCATCGAGGGCGTCGTGCGCACCGATGCGTCGCTCGGCGGATCGGTGCACGTGATCGTCGAGACCGACAGCCCTGGGATCTTCAAGTTCAGTGCGGGCGGCTGGAAGTCCCCGGCGGGAACCACGGCGCCCATCGACCCGACGACCTCCGAGTTCCGCATCGCTGCGGCATCGTGCCAGAACTACGAGTCGGGTTTCTACGCCGCTCACCGCGACATCGCCGAGTGGCGACCCGACCTCGTCGTGTTCCTCGGCGACTTCATCTACGAAGGGTTCTCGCCGGCGTTGAGCGACACCATCGTGCGACTCCACGATCCGTTCGAACCCGTCGACCTCGACGGGTACCGCGCCAGATACGCCCAGTACCTCCGCGACCCACAACTGCAGGCGTCACGTGCTGCGGCACCGTGGCTCGCCATCTGGGACGACCACGAGGTCGAGAACAACTATGCCGGTCTGGTGTCGGAAGACGACGCCGATCCCGCCGAGTTCGCCGTGCGACGCTCGCAGGCCTACCAGGCCTGGTGGGAGAACACGCCGACCCGTCTGCCGCCGCCCGACCTCGCCGACCCGACCACGCCGTATCCCATCCACCGGGGCCTCGACGTCGGTGAACTGCTCCGCATTTCGGCGCTCGACGGACGCCAGTTCCGTGACGACCAGTTGAGCGACGTCATCCTCGATCCGGGTCCACCGGTCGACGGTTGGGACGACCCCGGCCGCTCGATGCTCGGCGCCGAACAGGAAGCATGGGCGATCGAACGATTCGCCACCAGCGAGGCGACGTGGAACTGTCTGGCCCAGCAGACCGTGTTCGGCGACACGCGCCTCGGCGACGTCGGCGCGATCCTCAACTACGACCAGTGGGACGGCTACGCAGCGGCGCGCGACCGACTGCTCGCCGCAGCCCCATCGAACTTCGTCACGATCACGGGCGACATCCACCTCGCCGGCGTCGGTGAGATCTTCGACGCCGCCGGGACGCACGGCATCGAGTTCGTCACGACGGGCATCTCGTCGGGGCAGAACGTCGACCCGGCGCTCGTGGACGTGGTGAAGAGCATCCCGGCGATCGTCGACGCCGAACTCGAGTTCCGCGGCTACACCCGCCACACGATCAGCCCCACCACGTGGCGAGCGGAGTACCGCCAGGTCGTCGAGATCGGCGACCCCGACAGCGACGTGCGCACCTGGAAGACCTTCGAGGTCCCCGCCGGCTCCCCCACGGTCACCGAAGCCGACGTCTGA
- a CDS encoding aldehyde dehydrogenase family protein codes for MRDYTNIYIDGAWVASDGSGSIEVVNAGTEEVMGSIPDGTASDVDKAVAAAKAAFDSWSQTPVEERQKYLVRLNEALQARSAEIAQTISGEVGMPITWSTMIQAGLPAGNMQTFATLLDTFEFEEEIGNSLVVKEPVGVVGAITPWNYPLHQIICKVGGAFAAGCTVVLKPSEVAPLNAFILAEIIHEVGFPSGVFNLVTGTGQVVGEAIAAHPDVDMVSFTGSTRAGKRVAEVASQTVKRVSLELGGKSANIILDDADFEAVIPKGIFACYLNSGQTCTAHTRMLVPNSRYDEAVQIAAAAAEGMQVDDPTKEGMHLGPLISQAQWDRVQSYIQQGVDEGAVVAAGGLGKPEGKETGYFVKPTVLANVTNDMTVAQEEIFGPVLSIIGYDDDDDAVRIANDSLYGLSGGVWSGDKDRAMAVARRMRTGAVDVNGGSFNIAAPFGGYKQSGYGRENGVYGIDEFLQTKSLQL; via the coding sequence ATGCGTGACTACACCAACATCTACATCGACGGCGCTTGGGTCGCCTCTGACGGAAGCGGCTCGATCGAGGTCGTCAACGCCGGAACCGAAGAAGTCATGGGATCGATTCCCGATGGCACGGCGAGCGACGTCGACAAAGCTGTCGCCGCGGCGAAGGCTGCGTTCGACTCGTGGTCACAGACCCCGGTCGAAGAACGCCAGAAGTACCTCGTCCGCCTGAACGAGGCGCTCCAGGCTCGTTCGGCCGAGATCGCGCAGACCATCTCGGGTGAGGTCGGCATGCCGATCACCTGGTCGACGATGATCCAGGCCGGGTTGCCCGCCGGCAACATGCAGACCTTCGCCACGCTGCTCGACACGTTCGAGTTCGAAGAGGAGATCGGCAACAGCCTCGTCGTGAAGGAGCCGGTCGGTGTCGTCGGCGCGATCACGCCGTGGAACTACCCGCTGCACCAGATCATCTGCAAGGTCGGCGGTGCGTTCGCAGCCGGTTGCACCGTCGTGCTCAAGCCGTCGGAAGTGGCGCCGCTCAACGCGTTCATCCTCGCCGAGATCATCCACGAGGTCGGTTTCCCGTCGGGCGTGTTCAACCTCGTCACCGGTACCGGTCAGGTCGTCGGTGAAGCGATCGCTGCGCACCCCGACGTCGACATGGTGAGCTTCACCGGCTCGACCCGCGCCGGCAAGCGCGTGGCCGAAGTCGCCTCGCAGACCGTCAAGCGCGTGTCGCTCGAACTCGGTGGCAAGTCGGCCAACATCATCCTCGACGACGCCGACTTCGAAGCCGTGATCCCCAAGGGCATCTTCGCCTGCTACCTCAACTCGGGCCAGACCTGCACGGCGCACACCCGCATGCTCGTCCCCAACAGCCGCTACGACGAAGCGGTGCAGATCGCTGCCGCCGCAGCGGAGGGCATGCAGGTCGACGACCCGACCAAGGAGGGCATGCACCTCGGCCCGCTCATCAGCCAGGCCCAGTGGGACCGTGTGCAGAGCTACATCCAGCAGGGTGTCGACGAAGGCGCGGTCGTCGCGGCCGGTGGCCTCGGCAAGCCCGAGGGCAAGGAGACCGGCTACTTCGTGAAGCCGACCGTGCTCGCCAACGTCACCAACGACATGACCGTCGCCCAGGAGGAGATCTTCGGCCCGGTGCTGTCGATCATCGGCTACGACGACGATGACGACGCCGTGCGCATTGCAAACGACAGCCTCTACGGCCTGTCGGGCGGTGTGTGGTCGGGCGACAAGGACCGTGCCATGGCCGTCGCTCGCCGGATGCGCACCGGCGCGGTCGACGTCAACGGCGGCAGCTTCAACATCGCCGCCCCGTTCGGCGGCTACAAGCAGTCGGGTTACGGCCGCGAGAACGGCGTCTACGGCATCGACGAGTTCCTCCAAACCAAGTCCCTCCAGCTCTGA
- a CDS encoding SDR family NAD(P)-dependent oxidoreductase — translation MADRYADKVAVITGGASGLGEATTRLLVQEGGRVVIADYGTERGEALAAELGDAVVFAQCDVTDEAQVAAAFDLGVSTFGRMDGAFANAGIVGAAGPIESTPMDDFDKTMAVLVRGVFATTKHAARTMIAAGNGGSIAMTSSVAGVQGGLGPHAYAMAKAGVIGLARSAAAELQANEIRVNAIAPGSIPTAMTAHVTTGDPDDVAAIENRLDKAPLLGRRSTPYDIAEAVLFFFSEAGSWITGQTLVVDGGQTAAPAMAATWSSNRMVVAR, via the coding sequence ATGGCAGATCGATACGCAGACAAGGTGGCCGTCATCACGGGCGGAGCAAGCGGACTCGGCGAGGCGACCACTCGTCTCCTCGTCCAGGAGGGCGGCCGCGTGGTGATCGCCGACTACGGCACCGAGCGCGGTGAAGCGCTGGCCGCCGAGCTCGGCGACGCCGTCGTGTTCGCCCAATGCGATGTCACCGACGAAGCACAGGTCGCCGCCGCGTTCGACCTCGGTGTCTCCACGTTCGGTCGGATGGACGGCGCGTTCGCCAACGCCGGCATCGTCGGCGCCGCCGGTCCGATCGAGAGCACGCCGATGGACGACTTCGACAAGACGATGGCCGTGCTGGTGCGCGGCGTCTTCGCCACCACGAAGCACGCGGCGCGCACGATGATCGCCGCCGGCAACGGTGGCTCGATCGCCATGACCTCGTCGGTCGCCGGAGTGCAGGGTGGCCTCGGACCGCACGCCTACGCCATGGCGAAGGCCGGTGTGATCGGCCTCGCCCGCTCCGCCGCCGCCGAACTGCAGGCCAACGAGATCCGCGTCAACGCCATCGCCCCCGGGTCGATCCCGACCGCCATGACCGCGCACGTCACCACCGGTGACCCCGACGACGTCGCCGCCATCGAGAACCGCCTCGACAAGGCCCCGCTCCTCGGCCGACGCAGCACCCCCTACGACATCGCCGAAGCGGTGCTGTTCTTCTTCTCCGAGGCGGGCAGCTGGATCACCGGACAGACGCTCGTGGTCGACGGCGGACAGACCGCCGCACCGGCCATGGCCGCCACCTGGTCCTCCAACCGCATGGTCGTCGCCCGCTGA